The following coding sequences lie in one Bordetella genomosp. 9 genomic window:
- a CDS encoding MEKHLA domain-containing protein, producing the protein MADSYERWLGTPLLPRPMPPQAGARWLYEEADFAVLAHNADPDPCFIYGNKAAQRRFEYRWDELTRLPSRLSAEAPNREERERFLERVRQHGFESGYRGVRITKTGKRFLIEQATLWELRDARGALHGQAVVIPRTTDL; encoded by the coding sequence ATGGCCGACAGCTACGAACGGTGGTTGGGAACACCCCTGCTGCCGAGGCCGATGCCGCCGCAAGCGGGCGCCCGGTGGTTGTATGAGGAAGCCGACTTTGCCGTATTGGCGCATAACGCCGACCCCGACCCATGCTTCATCTACGGCAACAAGGCGGCGCAGCGCCGCTTCGAATACCGCTGGGATGAACTGACTCGACTGCCCTCGCGGCTATCGGCGGAAGCGCCGAATCGGGAAGAGCGGGAACGGTTTCTGGAACGGGTGCGCCAGCACGGTTTCGAAAGCGGCTATCGCGGCGTCCGCATTACCAAGACCGGTAAACGGTTTCTTATCGAACAGGCCACCTTGTGGGAGTTGCGCGACGCGCGGGGCGCCCTGCACGGCCAGGCAGTCGTGATTCCGCGTACCACCGATCTGTGA
- a CDS encoding TssQ family T6SS-associated lipoprotein: MNASARIATLVLIATLAGCAAPRSPEPAAPPSQAALDAMAHVRERYQAGDYGDVIRTVATSDVLASAPVGVRIEALKLQAFSYCVSGYRVLCEDDFARILQLDPKFELAPAEIGHPLWGPAFRRVKAAQGG, translated from the coding sequence ATGAACGCATCGGCCCGTATTGCCACGCTTGTCCTGATTGCCACGCTTGCAGGCTGCGCCGCGCCGCGCTCGCCGGAACCCGCCGCCCCGCCCAGCCAGGCGGCCCTGGATGCCATGGCGCATGTGCGCGAGCGCTATCAGGCGGGGGACTATGGCGACGTCATACGCACCGTCGCGACATCCGATGTGCTGGCGAGCGCGCCGGTCGGCGTGCGCATCGAAGCGTTGAAATTGCAGGCATTCAGCTACTGCGTAAGCGGCTACCGCGTATTGTGCGAAGACGATTTCGCCCGCATTCTTCAACTCGACCCCAAGTTCGAACTTGCGCCGGCCGAAATCGGGCATCCCTTGTGGGGACCGGCTTTCCGGCGGGTGAAGGCTGCGCAGGGCGGTTGA
- the rpoC gene encoding DNA-directed RNA polymerase subunit beta' has protein sequence MKALLDLFKQVSQDEQFDAIRIGIASPEKIRSWSYGEVRKPETINYRTFKPERDGLFCSKIFGPIKDYECLCGKYKRLKHRGVICEKCGVEVTVAKVRRERMGHIELASPVAHIWFLKSLPSRLGMVLDMTLRDIERVLYFEAWCVIEPGMTPLKRGQIMSDDDFLAKTEEYGDDFRALMGAEAVRELLRTIDIDREVETLRGELKATGSEAKIKKISKRLKVLEGFQKSGIKPEWMVMEVLPVLPPDLRPLVPLDGGRFATSDLNDLYRRVINRNNRLKRLLELKAPEIILRNEKRMLQEAVDSLLDNGRRGKAMTGANKRQLKSLADMIKGKSGRFRQNLLGKRVDYSGRSVIVVGPQLKLHQCGLPKLMALELFKPFIFNRLEMMGLATTIKAAKKLVESQEPVVWDILEEVIREHPVMLNRAPTLHRLGIQAFEPVLIEGKAIQLHPLVCAAFNADFDGDQMAVHVPLSLEAQLEARTLMLASNNVLFPANGEPSIVPSQDIVLGLYYTTRERINGKGEGIFFTDVAEVQRAYDNGEVELQSRITVRLKEYEKDEQGEWQPVVRRYETTVGRALLSEILPKGLPFSVLNKALKKKEISRLINQSFRRCGLRDTVIFADKLMQSGFRLATRGGISIAMNDMLIPSAKESILAEASREVKEIDKQYSSGLVTSQERYNNVVDIWGKAGDKVGKAMMEQLATEPVINRHGEEVRQESFNSIYMMADSGARGSAAQIRQLAGMRGLMAKPDGSIIETPITANFREGLNVLQYFISTHGARKGLADTALKTANSGYLTRRLVDVTQDLVIIEDDCGTSQGYSMKALVEGGEVIEPLRDRILGRVAAVDIVNPDTQETAIEAGTLLDEDAVDLIDRIGVDEVKVRTPLTCETRHGLCAHCYGRDLGRGYMVNVGEAVGVIAAQSIGEPGTQLTMRTFHIGGAASRSALASAVETKSNGTVAFASTMRYVTNAKGERVAISRSGEIVIHDDNGRERERHKIPYGATVLVGDGEAVKAGARLATWDPLTRPIVSEYAGQVRFENIEEGVTVAKQVDEVTGLSTLVVITPKTRSGKIVMRPQIKLVNESGEEVKIAGTDHSVNISFPVGALITVRDGQQVAVGEVLARIPQESQKTRDITGGLPRVAELFEARSPKDAGMLADVTGTVSFGKDTKGKQRLVITDLEGVSHEFLIPKEKQVLVHDGQVVNKGEMIVDGPADPHDILRLQGIEKLATYIVDEVQDVYRLQGVKINDKHIEVIVRQMLRRVNIVDAGDTDFIPGEQVERSELLNENDRVIAAGKRPATYENVLLGITKASLSTDSFISAASFQETTRVLTEAAIMGKRDELRGLKENVIVGRLIPAGTGLAYHLARKDKEALEAAEREAARQLANPFEEPPVTVGSDNEGEHAPESNPEQPGE, from the coding sequence ATGAAAGCGCTACTCGACCTTTTCAAGCAAGTCTCGCAAGACGAGCAGTTCGATGCCATCCGCATCGGGATCGCCTCGCCCGAGAAAATCCGTTCGTGGTCTTACGGCGAAGTCCGCAAGCCTGAAACCATCAACTACCGCACGTTCAAGCCCGAGCGCGACGGCCTGTTCTGCTCGAAGATCTTCGGGCCGATCAAGGACTACGAGTGCCTGTGCGGCAAGTACAAGCGCCTGAAGCACCGCGGCGTCATCTGCGAGAAGTGCGGCGTCGAAGTAACCGTGGCGAAGGTTCGCCGCGAACGCATGGGCCATATCGAACTGGCCAGCCCCGTCGCGCACATCTGGTTCCTGAAGAGCCTGCCGTCGCGTCTGGGCATGGTCCTGGACATGACGCTGCGCGACATCGAGCGCGTGCTGTACTTCGAAGCATGGTGCGTGATCGAGCCCGGCATGACGCCGCTCAAGCGCGGCCAGATCATGTCGGATGACGACTTCCTGGCGAAGACCGAGGAATACGGCGATGATTTCCGTGCCCTGATGGGCGCGGAAGCCGTGCGCGAGCTGCTGCGCACCATCGATATCGACCGCGAAGTCGAAACGCTGCGCGGCGAGCTGAAGGCCACCGGTTCGGAAGCGAAGATCAAGAAGATCTCCAAGCGCCTGAAAGTGCTGGAAGGCTTCCAGAAATCCGGCATCAAGCCGGAATGGATGGTCATGGAAGTGCTGCCCGTGCTGCCGCCGGACCTGCGTCCGCTGGTGCCGCTGGACGGCGGCCGCTTCGCGACCTCCGATCTGAACGATCTGTACCGCCGCGTCATCAACCGGAACAACCGCCTGAAGCGCCTGCTGGAACTGAAGGCTCCGGAAATCATTCTGCGCAACGAAAAGCGCATGCTGCAGGAAGCCGTCGACTCGCTGCTCGACAACGGCCGCCGCGGCAAGGCCATGACGGGCGCCAACAAGCGCCAGCTCAAGTCCCTGGCCGACATGATCAAGGGCAAGAGCGGCCGCTTCCGTCAGAACCTGCTGGGCAAGCGTGTCGACTACTCCGGCCGTTCGGTCATCGTGGTGGGCCCGCAGCTCAAGCTGCACCAGTGCGGTCTGCCCAAGCTGATGGCGCTGGAACTCTTCAAGCCCTTCATCTTCAATCGACTGGAGATGATGGGCCTGGCCACGACCATCAAGGCCGCGAAGAAGCTCGTCGAAAGCCAGGAACCGGTGGTATGGGACATCCTGGAAGAGGTGATCCGCGAACATCCGGTGATGCTGAACCGCGCGCCGACGCTGCACCGCCTGGGCATCCAGGCCTTCGAACCGGTGCTGATCGAAGGCAAGGCGATCCAACTGCATCCGCTCGTCTGCGCGGCCTTCAACGCCGACTTCGACGGCGACCAGATGGCCGTGCACGTGCCGCTGTCGCTGGAAGCGCAGCTGGAAGCGCGTACGCTCATGCTGGCGTCGAACAACGTCCTGTTCCCCGCGAACGGCGAACCTTCGATCGTGCCGTCCCAGGACATCGTGCTGGGTCTGTACTACACCACGCGCGAACGCATCAACGGCAAGGGCGAAGGCATTTTCTTCACCGACGTGGCCGAAGTGCAGCGCGCCTACGATAACGGCGAAGTCGAGCTGCAAAGCCGCATCACCGTCCGTCTGAAGGAATACGAGAAGGACGAACAGGGCGAATGGCAGCCCGTGGTGCGCCGCTACGAGACCACGGTCGGCCGTGCGCTGCTGTCGGAAATCCTTCCCAAGGGCCTGCCCTTCTCGGTGCTGAACAAGGCGCTGAAGAAGAAAGAGATTTCGCGCCTGATCAACCAGTCCTTCCGTCGTTGCGGCCTGCGCGACACGGTGATCTTCGCCGACAAGCTGATGCAGTCGGGCTTCCGCCTGGCCACGCGCGGCGGCATTTCGATCGCCATGAACGACATGCTGATCCCCTCGGCCAAGGAAAGCATCCTGGCCGAAGCGAGCCGCGAGGTCAAAGAGATCGACAAGCAGTACTCGTCGGGTCTGGTCACGTCCCAGGAACGCTACAACAACGTGGTCGATATCTGGGGCAAGGCTGGCGACAAGGTCGGCAAGGCGATGATGGAGCAGCTGGCCACGGAACCCGTGATCAACCGTCATGGCGAGGAAGTGCGCCAGGAGTCCTTCAACTCCATCTACATGATGGCGGACTCGGGCGCGCGCGGTTCGGCCGCCCAGATCCGTCAGCTGGCCGGTATGCGGGGCCTGATGGCCAAGCCGGACGGCTCGATCATCGAAACGCCGATTACCGCGAACTTCCGCGAAGGTCTGAACGTTCTGCAGTACTTCATCTCGACGCACGGCGCCCGTAAGGGTCTGGCCGACACCGCGCTGAAGACGGCGAACTCGGGCTACCTGACGCGCCGTCTGGTGGACGTGACGCAAGACCTGGTCATCATCGAGGACGACTGCGGCACGTCGCAGGGCTATTCGATGAAGGCCCTGGTGGAAGGCGGCGAGGTCATCGAGCCGCTGCGCGACCGCATCCTGGGCCGCGTCGCCGCCGTGGACATCGTCAACCCCGACACGCAGGAAACGGCCATCGAAGCCGGTACGCTGCTGGACGAGGATGCGGTGGACCTGATCGACCGCATCGGCGTGGACGAAGTCAAGGTCCGCACGCCGCTGACCTGCGAAACGCGTCATGGCCTGTGCGCGCACTGCTACGGGCGCGACCTGGGCCGCGGCTACATGGTCAACGTCGGCGAAGCTGTGGGCGTGATCGCGGCGCAGTCCATCGGCGAACCGGGCACGCAGCTGACCATGCGTACGTTCCACATCGGTGGCGCGGCGTCCCGTTCGGCGCTGGCCAGCGCCGTGGAGACCAAGTCCAACGGTACGGTGGCCTTCGCCAGCACGATGCGCTACGTCACCAACGCCAAGGGCGAGCGCGTGGCGATCTCCCGTTCGGGCGAAATCGTCATCCATGACGACAACGGCCGCGAACGCGAGCGCCACAAGATCCCGTACGGCGCGACCGTGCTGGTCGGCGACGGCGAGGCCGTCAAGGCCGGCGCGCGCCTGGCGACCTGGGACCCGCTTACCCGTCCGATCGTTTCCGAGTACGCCGGTCAGGTGCGCTTCGAGAACATCGAGGAAGGCGTCACCGTCGCCAAGCAGGTGGACGAAGTCACCGGTCTGTCGACCCTGGTCGTCATCACGCCCAAAACGCGCAGCGGCAAGATCGTCATGCGTCCGCAGATCAAGCTGGTCAACGAGTCCGGCGAAGAGGTCAAGATCGCCGGTACCGACCACTCGGTGAACATCTCGTTCCCGGTGGGCGCGCTGATCACGGTGCGTGACGGGCAGCAGGTTGCCGTGGGTGAAGTCCTGGCGCGTATTCCGCAGGAATCGCAGAAGACCCGCGACATTACCGGCGGTCTGCCTCGCGTGGCCGAGCTGTTCGAAGCCCGGTCGCCCAAGGATGCCGGCATGTTGGCCGACGTCACGGGCACGGTTTCGTTCGGCAAGGACACCAAGGGCAAGCAGCGCCTGGTCATTACCGACCTGGAAGGCGTCAGCCACGAGTTCCTGATTCCGAAGGAAAAGCAGGTGCTGGTGCACGACGGCCAGGTGGTGAACAAGGGCGAAATGATCGTGGACGGTCCGGCCGACCCGCACGACATCCTGCGCCTGCAGGGTATCGAGAAGCTGGCGACCTACATCGTCGACGAAGTCCAGGACGTCTACCGTCTGCAAGGCGTGAAGATCAACGACAAGCACATCGAGGTGATCGTTCGCCAGATGCTGCGTCGCGTGAATATCGTCGATGCGGGCGATACGGACTTCATCCCTGGCGAACAGGTCGAGCGTTCGGAGCTGTTGAACGAGAACGATCGCGTGATCGCCGCCGGCAAGCGCCCCGCCACCTACGAAAACGTGCTGCTGGGCATCACGAAGGCCTCGCTGTCGACCGACTCCTTCATCTCGGCCGCTTCGTTCCAGGAAACCACGCGTGTCCTGACCGAAGCCGCCATCATGGGCAAGCGCGACGAGCTGCGCGGCCTGAAGGAAAACGTCATCGTGGGCCGTCTGATCCCGGCCGGTACCGGTCTCGCTTACCACCTTGCCCGCAAGGACAAGGAAGCCCTGGAGGCGGCGGAACGCGAAGCCGCGCGCCAGCTGGCGAATCCCTTCGAGGAACCGCCGGTTACCGTGGGTTCGGACAACGAAGGCGAGCACGCACCGGAAAGCAATCCGGAGCAGCCGGGCGAATAA
- a CDS encoding type VI secretion system Vgr family protein, with the protein MDRIVTAHTPLPPQALLFRSMNGSEGLSQLFELEVELLSESYALDMKQLLGKPLTLAISSGADTRHMNGLITRCTLVGRESGTSRLYIYRATVRPWLWYLTQTSDNKIFQNKSVPDILREVLADYPYPVEWRLSGTYRRWEYGVQYQETDFNFISRLMEHEGIYYWFRHEHGKHTLVLTDDVTQHDPCRGCESLPYYGPDRVTVPREAYVNAWEPAEQITPSGFATTDFDFRRPGTSMDARRTNPAPYDDGKLEIYEWLGGYTDPEEGEHYSRVRLQAMQCRQELVSGACNAHGMAPGYRFRLRNHPRDSENRDYLVIAAHYHIRESGYATGGVQTQTIDVGFTVLPSTVQFRPPRITPQSYTHGPQTATVVGKEGQQIWVDQYGRIKVQFHWDRYGQRNENSSCWVRVSSPWASGGFGGIQLPRRGDEVVVDFIGGHPDRPIVIGRVFNGANMPPWDLPANATQSGFVSRTQDGTPRTANAFMFEDKPGQEEIWLHAERNMRTEVEADEQRSVDGIRTTTIGVDDTTFIGADRTTHVGGVDVLTVGQTRSVTVAEDETYTVNGARTLHVSGGMTTERYDQGLTTTIAADGETRTVTGPFQETLHNGRTVTVTSGDAMHDVQAGTLTEKAQGQVTMQSLAAGMDLTAQGQVRITSTAAGMDAKAASQITVASENAGIDMTAPQTITLTSDTDVVLNGKQVKDLSTKSWLKATPFGLNLTVAQATLGVGNATVWRSNLGVAISKVDLNAVKMDVFATATKIGGIEYRNNGLAAESAGAKSLLAGLVTIL; encoded by the coding sequence ATGGACCGTATCGTCACGGCACACACGCCCCTGCCGCCCCAGGCTTTGTTGTTCCGATCGATGAACGGGTCGGAGGGGCTGTCGCAGTTGTTCGAACTGGAGGTGGAGCTGCTGTCGGAGTCGTACGCGCTCGATATGAAGCAACTGCTCGGCAAGCCGCTGACGCTGGCGATTTCGAGCGGGGCGGACACCCGGCATATGAATGGGCTTATCACACGCTGCACGCTCGTGGGGCGGGAAAGCGGCACGTCCCGCCTGTACATCTACCGGGCGACGGTACGTCCCTGGCTCTGGTACCTGACGCAAACGTCGGACAACAAGATTTTCCAGAACAAAAGCGTGCCCGACATCCTTCGCGAAGTTCTGGCCGATTACCCGTATCCGGTTGAATGGCGTCTGTCCGGGACGTACCGGCGTTGGGAGTACGGCGTCCAATACCAGGAAACCGATTTCAACTTCATCAGCCGGCTGATGGAGCATGAGGGCATCTACTACTGGTTCCGTCACGAGCATGGCAAGCACACGCTGGTGCTGACCGATGACGTCACACAGCACGATCCCTGCCGCGGCTGCGAGTCGCTGCCGTACTACGGGCCGGATCGCGTGACGGTGCCGCGCGAAGCATACGTGAATGCATGGGAACCGGCGGAGCAGATCACACCCAGCGGTTTCGCAACCACGGACTTCGATTTCAGGCGGCCCGGCACCAGCATGGATGCGCGGCGCACGAATCCCGCGCCGTACGACGACGGCAAGCTCGAGATCTACGAGTGGCTGGGCGGCTATACCGATCCCGAAGAGGGCGAGCATTACAGCCGCGTGCGTCTGCAGGCCATGCAATGCCGGCAGGAACTGGTGTCCGGCGCCTGCAACGCGCATGGGATGGCGCCGGGATATCGCTTTCGCCTGCGCAATCATCCGCGCGACAGCGAGAATCGCGATTATCTCGTCATCGCCGCGCACTATCACATACGCGAATCCGGCTATGCCACCGGGGGCGTGCAGACGCAAACCATCGACGTCGGGTTCACCGTCCTGCCGTCCACCGTACAGTTCCGCCCGCCGCGCATCACGCCACAGTCCTATACCCACGGCCCCCAGACCGCGACCGTCGTCGGCAAGGAAGGGCAGCAGATCTGGGTGGACCAGTATGGGCGCATCAAGGTCCAGTTCCATTGGGATCGATACGGACAGCGCAATGAAAACAGTTCATGCTGGGTGCGCGTCTCCAGCCCCTGGGCCAGCGGCGGCTTCGGCGGTATCCAGCTGCCCCGGCGCGGCGACGAAGTGGTGGTCGACTTCATCGGCGGCCATCCCGACCGGCCCATCGTCATTGGCCGCGTTTTCAATGGCGCCAACATGCCGCCGTGGGATCTGCCCGCAAACGCGACGCAAAGCGGGTTCGTCTCACGGACCCAGGACGGAACGCCGCGCACCGCCAACGCATTCATGTTCGAAGACAAACCCGGACAGGAGGAGATATGGCTGCATGCGGAACGCAACATGCGCACCGAAGTGGAAGCCGACGAGCAGCGCAGTGTCGACGGCATCCGTACGACAACCATCGGCGTGGACGACACCACCTTCATCGGCGCGGACCGTACCACCCATGTCGGGGGCGTCGACGTCCTGACGGTTGGACAGACGCGCTCCGTCACCGTGGCGGAGGATGAGACCTACACCGTCAACGGCGCGCGCACGCTGCACGTATCCGGCGGCATGACGACCGAGCGGTACGACCAGGGGCTGACCACGACGATCGCCGCCGACGGCGAAACCCGGACGGTGACCGGGCCCTTCCAGGAGACCCTGCACAATGGCCGCACCGTTACCGTCACGTCGGGCGATGCGATGCACGACGTGCAGGCGGGCACGCTGACCGAGAAAGCGCAGGGCCAGGTCACCATGCAATCTTTGGCGGCCGGCATGGACCTGACGGCCCAGGGCCAGGTGCGAATCACCTCCACCGCTGCCGGCATGGATGCGAAGGCAGCCAGCCAGATCACGGTGGCGTCCGAAAACGCCGGCATCGACATGACGGCGCCGCAGACCATTACCCTCACCAGCGATACCGATGTGGTTCTGAACGGCAAGCAGGTCAAGGATCTGTCCACCAAGAGCTGGCTCAAGGCCACGCCTTTCGGACTGAACCTGACGGTGGCGCAGGCCACGCTGGGAGTCGGCAACGCCACGGTCTGGCGGTCGAATCTTGGCGTGGCCATCTCCAAGGTCGACCTGAACGCCGTCAAGATGGACGTGTTCGCCACGGCAACCAAGATCGGCGGCATCGAATACCGCAACAACGGGCTGGCGGCGGAAAGCGCCGGAGCCAAAAGCCTGCTTGCCGGCCTGGTGACGATACTCTGA